A window of Eucalyptus grandis isolate ANBG69807.140 chromosome 4, ASM1654582v1, whole genome shotgun sequence genomic DNA:
GTGTGTATTTGTCATGGGGATGGGTTTAGTGTAGTAATGTTCAGGAATGGGTTTAAGATGCGATTGGGCTGAATCTGGTTCTAGCAAATTTGTATTGAGTAAAATGtattgaaaatcttgaaatttgtcacgaaaatacagttgagttttaaaattttcaaaaatgcaattaagtcacaaaacttatcacaaagtgtaattaagtcttaaaattttcaaaaagtgcaataaaatcCATCTTTTCCTAGACGTGTCAGGAGGGATGGACCACTCTGGAAAAGATAGTTTTAGAGGTAATGAATTTATTacaaaagcaaaatcaagtcttaaaattattGTTATTGACTAAGTGCGGGATTGAATTTTTATAGGTTGATATGGTGATACATCTTTTGCCTCGCGTACCTAAATATTTGCTGGTGCTACTCCCGGGATTGATTTGAAAGTTCTGAGATTACAGAGAACGACGACATGACTACTTCTATGAAGGCCTCTGaagcttttgaaataattgGAAGCATCATCACCCATGACTCTTGCTCTTAATAGATGCAGAAAAAGTTACTTCCTGCGGTTTTTGCGCGCCACAAAGAGATGCATAGAAGTCGAAGGCAAGTGCCGATTCAATGGCAACGTCAACTATATGCCAGTGAACATCAGTCTTTGACAAACCTTCAGCGGAGTACAAACCAACAGTCGATAACGGCGGTTTTAAATTGGACAGCTGACTTAAAAGTGCTCGAACTTGATGGCCGacaaagccaaaaggaaaatttaccGTGCACAAGGTCACCGGACTATAGAAGGCTCAACTAATTAGATTCCCTAGCGACCAGAATGGAGCCTCGGGGTCAGGGAAATCAAAAAAGATACAGTGTATCCCGCAATCAAGCAAGAACTTTCGCATATATCCAAAGGGACACCTACGTAGCAGCCACGAATGAGCCTCGGGGTCAGATAATTCATATGAGAAGCACACAGCAAAGAGAAATCCATACGCAACACAAACACGGACTCCTTCCTCGATACTCTCGGGGAGCCTCTCCCGTGCCAGATTCAGCCCCACATAAAAGGCTACGAACAGCCCGAGCATCGCAATTTGAATGCGACCTTCCACGGTGGGGATATATTTCGGCTCTTGACCATAGCGGAACGTTAAACTTGCATAATGTAAGAATATTGCCATGACGGAGAAAAGGAACGCAAAACTGTTAGACATCAGAAAGGTTTTAAAAAATGGACTCCTTCGGCAAACCTTCCGCAGTGTACTGACTTCTATTTATCCCTACTCGTAAAACTTAAGAGAAATTTACCGCTAGTAAATGCATTATAATATTGCTAACTTGCAATTTTTAACTGAGTCCACTTGTAAAACTTCAAAAGGGTTGGTAGATTGCCAATGTCGGTATCGTACTAATCTATTACCCAATCCactggaaaaaaattaaagaagttgTTAAGTTACTAATCAATTCCATGTTGGTAAATTTAATACGGCTATCCTGTCTACTAGTAAACTTTAGAAGAAGTTGATAATTTACAAATTAATTTGACGTTGGTAAATTCATTACAACACGGATAACAAACTTAACAGTAAATATACCTCACAAACTTCAAACATCTACCAACGAAGAAGAATGTTCAAAGAATTTATGGAAATCAAAGTAAGGGCAATCGACGGCAAAAACAGATAAAGCTCATCAACTCGTTGGCCTTTGTTGCGCTCCAGTCATCTTGAGCACCACAATTTTGCTGGCTGTCAATCCAACGGGTCGATGTTGAGAGTTAAAATTGGACGGCTGACGTAAAAGTGCACGAATTCTACGGctgacaaaacaaaaaaggaaaaaaaatctcgTGCACAAGGTCACGGAATTTGGAACCGGCCCAGCTTATTAGCAGCTTTGCTAGCGTATCCCATAATGAAGCCTTAACGATCTGAAGGATCCAAAGGGTTGAATACGAAACGCCAAAAAATGCTTTTCGGGCTTGCGAATACCCCCGATGAGGTAATCAGCCAAGATAAATCCAATCACAACATAGGGAACGATTCCGAGCCCGATGGTTCTAGTCAATACTACATATGTACCCGAAGCGAAGGCTAGCAACATCCCGAGTATGGCGAGGTGAATGCGAGATCCGACAAACCTGGTCTAGTCCATCTTTTGTTGATCGCTCAAACAAGAGGTATCATATCGTACGAATAATGCTTGGGTTGAGAAACTGAACGCAATAGTGTTAAATATCACAAAGGCTTTGAAAGCTACCTTGCCAGCAAGAGTCGCCATTCCTTGGTTAGGTCCGTCATTGTTGTAACCTCCGGGCATCGTGAAGGTCGCGGCAAAGGTCACTGTGGCTACGAACGCTGCCACTAGTAGTTGAGAGTCAACAATGCTTTTTATTGACTCGGAATTTTCTCGATTGGCTGTATTATTTCCTGTGGTTATAGACCCAGCTGGTTGACTCCCAACAAATTTTGTGTCTAATCTCTTCTTAACATGTTTAATAACCCAGTCATGAATAACTGGGAATCCATGAGATCTCATCAACATAGGTAAAACTCCAATAATTCTGAGGCTGACCTAAAAATGTACACAAAGTATTAATTAATGAGTGATCTTTCCCACAGAAATATTTCAAGACCATCACTTTACACGCTCAAAATTCACTCCTATCGAGTCCTAAAACATAATGCAGAATTCAGTGAATTCATCTCTTTTAGATAAGATAGAACGTATAGAAAACcattaaatagatttttctgGAGTAAACATTACAGTTTCAAGTATGCTATATCCAAATGAAATTTTCTAGGAATTATTTGAAGTCCTTTTCTGAGATGGAGCCGAGTGCAGGTTTTCTCTTTCATCTCAAATGCTGTTTGAAAGGGGGCAGAAAAGAAACAGAAGGATTTTAGCTAATTATTGTACAAAATATTCTCATCTTTTAACAGCTCAGACAAGGGCCATTAAACAGTCCATATTTATtatcgatttttctttttttccttatcccCTAACTTTAGAGGATCCTACCCTAATTATTTGCATTAGCCTCAACATAAATAAGATAGACATttcttgtataattttttattaaaaacaatgtattcaaacttaaaattgttctaaactatttttttcatttgtagtTAACTGTTGGCAATCACTTcgatatttttttccctttgttatGTAATCAAATTCTAAGTGTGGCCTTTACAAGTGGGAATGAGTTAAATGGTTTAAGACTATAAGTATTAATTGGTTTTTATAAAGACTtctatttttaacatttttgcaataataactACCAGCAAGATAACTATTCTTCAAGATGAAATTTCTATATGACAATGCAAAATATTTACTATTTTAtagactaaaaataaaaatgtcaacaCAAATTTTTAGCTACAAATTTTCGTTATTTTTGCAATACTCATATAAATGGCTTAATCAAGTCTTTCAATAGTctaaaaatttgatattttatgttGTCACTAAATCATTTTTGTGCGCACACCAAATTTTTAGATCATTTtgtattttgaagaaaaaaatgacccAACACATTTggttaataataaaaaatattatataccAACTCATAAATACGAAAAAATCATATACACTTGAAATCCTGAATTTAGATTTAGTGACTATTTTATGAAAAGTACGATTAGTAGTAAGTATGTCAATTGATGTTGATATTTTGTCCTGGGAACATTAATGAGAGATTAAGTTGGATTAGAAAAAGcttttaattttgtataattGATGTATAGCTAGTTTGCTAATTAATGTTTAAGGGAAGTGGAAGGGTATGAAGCTTTGTGGCAATGTGGCTCAGCCACAGAGTTCAATCTACCCGACATCCTTATTAAATATAGTTTGATATGAAGTATGAAATCCGTTCTCTCGGAGCCCCTTTTTCAAACGTTGGTCTCACTCACTGAAGCATACTACTTTTTCAACGAAGTTGATCCAAAAAGAATTCAATTGGGTTGTTTTTGCACCCAAAATGAGTATCACCCGAGCCACATTTTCTAAAGGATACCGAAGAAATTTCTCCACAAGTGAACAAATCGAGCTCTTCTAGTGTTCAAGTAAACATACCTCCTCACtagtaaaaaaaatgtcaaaggCAGTCAAATGATCCTTATTTGTAGCAAAATGGTTCACCCTTTTGTCTCGTGCAAGTGTATACACGATTCTGTATCTTCTATGAACCGCAGCCAAATGCAGAGCCGTGTTTCCATCTGTATCTTCTTCGTTGATGAGATCCTCTAGGTTTGGCTCCCTTTATATGTGCTTGACTACATTTACTTGTCCTCCGATAACGGCTGCATTAAGAGCCGTTTGCCATTTGGTGTTTATCATGTCACAAGTATCGGGACAGGATGTAACGAGCATGTCAATGATAGGGACATGGCCTCGAAATGCTGCAATGTGAAGCGCCGATTCCTCCTCTTTGTCTAAGACATATGCCACAGAAGTATCCTGTTTCAGGAGTAGTCCAACTGCTTTAACATTGCCAAAGCAAGCAGCATAATGAAGAGGAGTCCACCCCATGTCATCTCCTTCTTTGATCACTTCTGGTCTCGTCACTAGGATTTCCCACCAATCTTTGAAAGTAAAATAGGATTATGTCGTGATGAGTCCGTTTTTAGCATCCTGACATGGATattaaaaattgcatttcatccCATTAAGTTTTCCCccatgtaaattttttgtttttgataagTGAAATCGTTAGAAATTCGTGAAGGCAATTGAGAAGAAGCTTATCTTATTTTCAGGAAGGCATCTGCTCTTTAAAGGCCAGAATAAAAGGCCGTGGCTTTTTAGCGTGATGCTAATAATTTTACAGAGGTATCGTGCCCGACTCGATTCAATagaaaatttcaatattaaatGAGGAGTTGGCACCTTCtgcattttcaaaagtaaaatcatCCCACGCCCGTTCTCCCAAGTCTGTCATAATTTGGCCTCTAGGGCTTCGCATCCGATACCCTGATCTTTTCCAAATATGTTGCAATGGGCCCCGTCATTAATTGTAAACagaaaagcaaataataatcgGGAGAAAATGTCGAAACAAAGAcggatacaaaaaaaaaagaaaaaaggaacgaACTGGATGAGGGAGAAAAGGGAACAGGGAGGGgtgtgatggtgatggtgatgattgCTGCCATTTCCATCACAGGAGGGCTTGATGATGACGATGGTGCCGGTGAAATTCgaagaaaagtcagaaaaagcaAGAGAACAAGATCCGGAAAAACATGTAGAACGAAATTGAATCCGTGTGAAAAATGCTATCTTTAGAGCAGTGAATCTTCTCGAATGGTTACGTAATCCTAGACACAAGTGGCTCCTCCGGAAATTCTGTCCAATGAAACCATGTGCAaactctaattttctttttttagtccTCATACTAGGACAAGACAAACCGattttaacttatttaataTTCAATGAATAAAGCAATAAAGAGAAAGTAATGAGAATAACAACTAGAATACTTTCAAAACATAACCCCCGTATACGAGTGGTCAAGAGGATGTCCCTGGGAAAAGGTTTGACCTTTCCCCAAAATAAAACTAacaataaacaaataatattgTTCTTACtattatatttacaaaataCTAGCATATATGGCAGCCATCACGGCTACCACCAGCACTCTCACCTAAGAGAAGCCATGCACGAAGAACAGAAAACTTCTGTTAAAATTTGTTTCGTTGGTTCAGAATCTTATGATACTTACTTGGCAGCGAGTAGTGCACCGCGGCATGTAGAGCTGTCAGTCCTTTAGGGCCCTTATGAGAGGATGACAACGGGAAAGCATCTAAAATAAGCTTAATGGTAATTGAAAGCCTTTGATGTGCTGCCAAATAAAGTGGGGACTCATCCCTAGAATTGGTAATATTACACAGTTGAGGATCCTTGTCAATCAACAACTTCACCATCTCATCATGGCCTCCTCTTATTGCATAGTGCAGTGCGGTATCCTTATGTAAATTCGGCTTTCGAAGTAGATCTTTGCATGCATCAACTTGTCCGTCTTCAACAACCCAATCAAGTGATTTCACTAGATCAATGAAGACTTGAACCGTTTTGCAACTTCCCACTTTAGCAGCAATGTGTAGGGGAAAGTCTTCTTTGTGGTTACACTCCCAAAGAAGGGATGGTCCTGATGGACATTGAAGAAGCTGTTCAATGAAATATACCTGCTTGTGTTGAGCTGCAATGTGAAGAATGTTGTTCTTCTTTGGACTTGTTTGTTGGAAAAGGTCTTCTCCTGAAATTGTTTTCTTCAGAGAATCAAAGTCCCCCAACTTTACGGCCTTA
This region includes:
- the LOC104442896 gene encoding protein ACCELERATED CELL DEATH 6; the protein is MHPEVYKAVKLGDFDSLKKTISGEDLFQQTSPKKNNILHIAAQHKQVYFIEQLLQCPSGPSLLWECNHKEDFPLHIAAKVGSCKTVQVFIDLVKSLDWVVEDGQVDACKDLLRKPNLHKDTALHYAIRGGHDEMVKLLIDKDPQLCNITNSRDESPLYLAAHQRLSITIKLILDAFPLSSSHKGPKGLTALHAAVHYSLPNWWEILVTRPEVIKEGDDMGWTPLHYAACFGNVKAVGLLLKQDTSVAYVLDKEEESALHIAAFRGHVPIIDMLVTSCPDTCDMINTKWQTALNAAVIGGQVSLRIIGVLPMLMRSHGFPVIHDWVIKHVKKRLDTKFVGSQPAGSITTGNNTANRENSESIKSIVDSQLLVAAFVATVTFAATFTMPGGYNNDGPNQGMATLAGKWIGFAFLFSVMAIFLHYASLTFRYGQEPKYIPTVEGRIQIAMLGLFVAFYVGLNLARERLPESIEEGVRVCVAYGFLFAVCFSYELSDPEAHSWLLRRCPFGYMRKFLLDCGIHCIFFDFPDPEAPFWSLGNLIS